TCCTCATTGCGGCGATCGCCGGGGCCACCCACCACGCCCAGCGTGGGGCCTGTCCAATTGGCGACGAATCCGCCCACCGCTTCATAGCCCGCTGGATTGTGGGCATAGTCCACCAGCACATGGTAGCGGCCTAGATTAAAGAGATTCATGCGACCGGGGGTTTGCTGCTCCGAAGCTCGGAAGCTGCGCAAGGCCGACTGAATCACCTTAATTTCCACGCCCTGCACGAAGGCTGACAAACTAGCGGCCAAGGCATTGGCAATCATAAACGGAGCTCGCCCACCCATGGTTAACGGCACCCGATCGGCCTTTTCGATACGGTAGATCCAATCCTGTTGCAAGATCGACAGATAGCCATCTTCGTAAACCGCTGCAATGCCGCCATTTTGCAGGTGCGATCGCAGCAGCTCATTGTCCGGATTCATGGAGAAATAAGCCACCTTCGATTTGACCTGATCGGCCATGGCAGACACCCAAGGATCATCCGCATTCAGAACCGCATAACCATCGGGATGGGTCGCCTCTGCAACAACCGCTTTCAGTCTGGCCAAGTCTTCAATCGTATCAATGTCCCCAATACCGAGGTGATCCTCCGCCACATTCAGCACCACGCCCACATCACAATGCTGGAACGCGAGACCCGATCGTAAAATGCCACCCCGTGCCGTCTCCAATACGGCCATCTCCACCGTTGGATCGCGCAGAATTACCTGCGCACTGTAGGGCCCCGTGGTGTCTCCTTTCTCAATCAGGTGATTGTTAATGTAAATCCCATCGGTGGTCGTAAAACCAACGGTTCCATACACCTGACGGAAAATGTGGGCAATCAGTCGTGTGGTCGTCGTTTTACCATTCGTCCCCGTCACAGAAATAATGGGAATGCGCGTTGGGGTTCCCGCTGGAAACAACATGTCCAGAATCGGCGCGGCCACATTGCGGGGAATCCCCTGACTCGGCGCTAGGTGCATGCGCAAGCCCGGAGCCGCATTGACTTCCACCACCACCCCGTTGGCATCCCGCAGGGGACGGCTAATATCGGTCGTGACGACATCAATCCCCGCCACATCCAAACCGATCAACCGTGAAACCCGTTCCGCCAGCCAAATGGTTTCTGGGTGAATGTCATCGGTGCGATCGATGGCAATGCCCCCAGTGCTCAAATTCGCTGTTGCCCGCAAATAGCAGACCTCACCCTCCGACAAGACCGAATCTAAATCACAGCATTGCCGCTGCAACATTTCCGCAGTCGTTTGATCAAGGGCCAGTTCTGTGAGTAAGTTCTCATGACCGCGTCCCCGCCGGGGATCTTCATTTTCCCGCCGCACCAATTCCGCAACGCTATCTCGGCCATTGCCCACAACATGGGCCGGAACCCGCTCTGCCACCGCCACAACTTTGTGGTTCACCACCAAAATTCGGAAGTCATGGCCTTCGTAGTAATGCTCGACGATAATCCCCTTAGAGACTTCCCGCGCTTTTTCGTAGGCCGTTTCCGCCTCATCCCAATTGCGGATGTCTAGGGTGATGCCTCGCCCGTGATTGCCATCCAGTGGTTTGAGGACGATCGGATATCCCCCTAGGGTATCGATCGCGCTTTCCAATTCCTCTAAATCGTAGATAACTAATCCCTTGGGCACCGGGATGCCTGCGTTATCCAACACCTGCTTCGTACTTTCCTTGTCAGAAGCCAACTCCACGGCCAGGACGTTGCTTAGGCTGGTCAGTGAGGCTTGTACCCGCTGTTGATACTTCCCATGGCCAAATTGCAGCAGATCCCTGGCTCCC
Above is a window of Alkalinema sp. FACHB-956 DNA encoding:
- the cphA gene encoding cyanophycin synthetase translates to MKILKTQTLRGPNYWSIRHGQLIVVRLDLEDLADRASDDIPGFYDGLVKALPSLDDHFCSPGCRGGFLSRVRQGTMMGHVVEHVALELQTLAGMPVGFGRTRETATPGVYQVVFQYENERAGRYAARAAVRLCDSIIETGRYPQSELDKDLQDLREFKLAASLGPSTEALVREAELRGIPWQAVGARDLLQFGHGKYQQRVQASLTSLSNVLAVELASDKESTKQVLDNAGIPVPKGLVIYDLEELESAIDTLGGYPIVLKPLDGNHGRGITLDIRNWDEAETAYEKAREVSKGIIVEHYYEGHDFRILVVNHKVVAVAERVPAHVVGNGRDSVAELVRRENEDPRRGRGHENLLTELALDQTTAEMLQRQCCDLDSVLSEGEVCYLRATANLSTGGIAIDRTDDIHPETIWLAERVSRLIGLDVAGIDVVTTDISRPLRDANGVVVEVNAAPGLRMHLAPSQGIPRNVAAPILDMLFPAGTPTRIPIISVTGTNGKTTTTRLIAHIFRQVYGTVGFTTTDGIYINNHLIEKGDTTGPYSAQVILRDPTVEMAVLETARGGILRSGLAFQHCDVGVVLNVAEDHLGIGDIDTIEDLARLKAVVAEATHPDGYAVLNADDPWVSAMADQVKSKVAYFSMNPDNELLRSHLQNGGIAAVYEDGYLSILQQDWIYRIEKADRVPLTMGGRAPFMIANALAASLSAFVQGVEIKVIQSALRSFRASEQQTPGRMNLFNLGRYHVLVDYAHNPAGYEAVGGFVANWTGPTLGVVGGPGDRRNEDLQALGKLSATIFGQLIIKEDDDKRGRAPGEVAELLVQGIQQVTEKTPPYEIRLNETEAINYALDHAPDHGLVVIFPESVTRAIDLIKARNPISEAMEVTPLPAAPAKKATRSSARKTKVSAAIDVAQSS